In Oncorhynchus gorbuscha isolate QuinsamMale2020 ecotype Even-year linkage group LG02, OgorEven_v1.0, whole genome shotgun sequence, a single genomic region encodes these proteins:
- the LOC123996979 gene encoding uncharacterized protein LOC123996979 — protein MFPFSPGYDHRALSQSLDLPVCVVDDHLTSEAVNEMEQSNSTRSRATSVMETTEEGKLNNVEHLTLMDFLQNLTEKQWRGIREGMFDPLTKQQLAGLCLRIVQFLSDKLMQIIIPGLYELLGIQDAASSPLSQRSLSASLTSLLDDKTNTKSRVRFTEAGVPKRPGSRKSYNSFRIPTPYPSSNCVEQEEEEEQESQLKFKEIYLTKGCLGSGSYLPNGAMR, from the exons ATGTTTCCATTCTCTCCTGGTTATGACCATAGAGCCTTGTCCCAGTCTCTAgacctgcctgtctgtgtggtggATGACCACCTGACCTCTGAAGCTGTCAATGAGATG GAGCAGAGCAATTCTACCAGGAGCAGAGCAACCTCAGTGATGGAAACCACAGAAGAGGGGAAGCTCAACAATGTAGAACATCTGACACTTATGGACTTCCTTCAAAACCTAACTGAGAA GCAATGGAGGGGGATTCGTGAGGGCATGTTTGACCCG CTGACAAAACAACAGCTTGCCGGCTTGTGTCTGAGGATTGTCCAGTTTTTATCGGACAAGCTGATGCAGATCATCATCCCAGGTCTTTACGAACTACTGGGCATCCAAGATGCTGCCTCCTCTCCATTGTCACAGAGATCTCTCTCAGCGTCACTCACCAGTCTGTTAGACGATAAGACTAACACCAAGTCCCGCGTGAGATTTACTGAGGCTGGTGTACCTAAGAGGCCAGGCAGTCGAAAGTCTTACAATAGCTTTCGCATCCCGACTCCCTACCCTTCCTCCAACTGTgtggagcaggaagaggaagaagagcagGAATCACAACTTAAGTTCAAGGAGATTTACCTGACTAAGGGCTGTCTGGGCAGTGGAAGCTACCTGCCCAATGGGGCCATGAGgtaa
- the LOC123996959 gene encoding uncharacterized protein LOC123996959, protein MVRELAAKLEKVDQESKSLTGQVMTTISDTMLAFVDENEQNLLEDLKDKITFLASHVGFIEDLDALIRKYESSYNVSESGSSCTLTSKSIQKLSRREFQTSAIQAVSGVLDKKVSSLRFPSSVVQSELTGAVSGQTLSGIVKTESIHPVGSAASVVVKTFVSDMKSLAESEESPQQKSAWSAAVHIYHSIQNNLKDYFGKLQRCALKSIVTSDDNITNAEFKETVPLPCLDMKYRPSKSEPQLPESTGEVTLQRGLSESSKPLWAQTESEESKLLLTTCTKEVISELLVLYNTEMSKEDPLYTVGEKGSGFSFEREKFVEGVLAQLGDISHSWSSSPIVCEFPCQIEDSRSKATASLTSLLDCMKKLSSEEFKRDTTQAVSEFLVKKSNSSLTSAHPAYSVASRSCSVQNQRTLSKDIFADSAAFGIIDTFVEDLQSSAQPAEVEEREPDLQVNAQKRKSRIWSATTSLYNNIKKTLKGFTIHRRKSDVQRRMSSHTPTEDSGHLVTKEYLGLASQNLTQASKSVPHLPSLNQEVTLHMGVSESSKLLWTETDEGLMNNGTKQVISTILTSCEDQTSNAPCFSIVGKKISDMSLEVNMLVGGVLSELKDISLSRSPTPCEDMFERLQGSPERTSPVSLDCSTAASKGIASSHSLSTKSLQKLSSHEFQTKAEKGVSEVISRSFNIVEEGTTDKYLQSVSTSTTSTDIIQTMVKDQQELPQTTQSSDMVSGTSLLTTGQVSEKRIRSVARNIYYSLQSKITEFLRKDLQRSDTTLGSIQFFPYQSSPASQRTSLGHLEVNQSSVTPGGNDACVDIPHKLLSKTTELSGSMLEDIGTIRCRSADSQNTRNTSSSRSSISVTPTSKLRQSKWHFALPGTPIPTEFPAQIDFPIVRNTIIEDFFHTEDLLPVTFVDKVRQAAGVVVDIMVESVENTQEDGQGASHLHDLRSAVRKLRKIISTWTIHIFSHELVDKVIALQDSHSTPQVLTLEAAKSASDSILSRLKWGKEQCAISKELSSQLLQIFAEETVKCFLRQWSDEYENINFDVSVQNEPKTSTCMVILQMITKATAKCYFESATSVATSDIVEGVFDLERDTISSTGEQVLTFNTKASKKVSKNLCPQESLEYQPQNISPTVYFTETMTTSHGSFSPEGIYDIASSFPLEEKSRKPSLFTRLSRSITKGFLSPFKSSRKTKLFK, encoded by the exons ATGGTGAGAGAGCTGGCTGCTAAACTTGAAAAAGTTGACCAAGAGAGCAAGAGTCTAACAGGGCAAGTCATGACCACCATCTCTGACACAATGTTGGCTTTTGTTGACGAGAACGAACAGAATTTGCTGGAAGATCTGAAGGACAAGATCACATTTTTGGCATCGCATGTTGGCTTCATTGAGGATCTTGATGCCCTGATAAGGAAATACGAGAGCAGCTACAATGTTAGTGAATCGGGTTCCTCCTGCACGCTCACATCTAAGAGCATCCAAAAACTCTCCAGACGGGAGTTTCAAACATCAGCAATACAAGCAGTGAGTGGAGTTCTTGACAAAAAAGTCAGTAGtttgagatttcccagttcagtCGTTCAGTCTGAGTTAACAGGTGCTGTATCAGGTCAAACATTGTCTGGCATTGTAAAGACGGAGTCAATTCACCCAGTGGGCTCAGCAGCGTCAGTAGTTGTTAAGACTTTCGTGTCAGATATGAAGTCCTTGGCTGAATCTGAAGAGAGTCCCCAACAGAAGAGTGCCTGGTCTGCTGCTGTTCACATTTACCACAGCATCCAAAACAACTTGAAAGATTATTTCGGCAAGCTTCAGCGATGTGCCTTAAAGAGCATTGTCACATCTGATGACAACATCACAAATGCTGAGTTTAAGGAGACAGTTCCACTTCCTTGCTTAGACATGAAATATAGGCCCAGTAAGAGTGAGCCTCAGTTGCCAGAGTCCACTGGTGAAGTTACTTTACAAAGAGGCCTAAGTGAGAGCTCAAAACCTCTTTGGGCACAAACTGAGTCAGAAGAAAGCAAGCTCCTTCTGACAACTTGCACCAAAGAAGTCATCTCAGAGCTTCTGGTCTTGTACAACACTGAGATGTCAAAGGAGGACCCCCTGTACACTGTTGGAGAAAAAGGATCAGGCTTCTCTTTTGAGAGAGAGAAATTTGTAGAGGGTGTTCTGGCTCAGCTTGGGGATATCTCCCATTCCTGGTCCTCATCACCAATAGTATGTGAGTTTCCCTGTCAAATTGAGGACAGCAGAAGTAAGGCCACAGCTTCTTTGACCAGTCTGTTAGATTGCATGAAAAAACTCTCAAGTGAGGAATTCAAGAGAGACACCACTCAAGCAGTGAGTGAGTTCCTAGTTAAAAAGTCCAACAGTAGCTTAACTAGTGCACATCCTGCTTATTCTGTAGCATCCAGGTCTTGTTCCGTTCAAAACCAGAGAACCTTGTCGAAGGATATTTTTGCGGATTCTGCTGCCTTTGGCATCATTGACACATTTGTGGAAGACCTGCAGAGCTCGGCGCAACCTGcagaagtagaggagagagaacctgACCTCCAGGTAAATGCACAAAAGCGAAAGAGCAGGATCTGGTCTGCTACCACTAGTTTATATAACAATATTAAGAAGACATTAAAGGGCTTCACCATTCACCGGCGGAAGTCAGACGTGCAGAGAAGAATGTCTAGCCATACacccacagaggactctggacaTCTTGTGACTAAGGAGTACCTTGGTTTGGCAAGCCAGAACTTGACGCAAGCTAGTAAGAGTGTGCCTCACTTGCCCAGTTTGAACCAGGAAGTGACTCTACACATGGGTGTCAGCGAGAGTTCAaaacttctctggactgaaacagACGAGGGTCTAATGAACAATGGTACCAAACAGGTCATTTCAACAATCTTGACCTCATGCGAGGATCAGACATCAAATGCACCTTGCTTCTCCATAGTAGGAAAGAAAATATCTGATATGTCCCTTGAGGTCAACATGTTGGTAGGTGGTGTTCTGTCTGAGCTGAAGGACATCTCCTTGTCAAGGTCCCCAACACCATGTGAAGACATGTTTGAACGTCTCCAAGGTTCTCCTGAGCGAACCTCTCCAGTAAGTCTAGATTGCAGCACGGCTGCCTCCAAAGGCATTGCATCTTCCCACAGTCTTTCAACAAAGAGCCTCCAAAAACTCTCTAGTCATGAGTTCCAAACCAAAGCTGAGAAAGGAGTGAGTGAGGTCATCTCTAGATCATTTAACATTGTGGAGGAAGGTACAACAGATAAGTACCTCCAGTCTGTATCTACATCCACCACATCTACTGATATTATACAAACCATGGTGAAAGACCAGCAGGAGCTCCCCCAGACCACCCAATCATCTGACATGGTATCTGGAACCTCCCTGCTCACCACTGGACAGGTTTCTGAGAAAAGGATCCGGTCTGTTGCTCGTAACATCTACTACAGTCTGCAAAGTAAGATTACGGAGTTTCTCAGAAAAGATCTTCAAAGATCAGACACAACACTTGGTTCAATCCAATTCTTTCCATATCAAAGCAGTCCTGCATCACAAAGAACAAGTCTCGGCCATCTTGAGGTCAACCAGAGCAGTGTTACACCTGGTGGAAACGATGCCTGTGTGGACATTCCGCACAAATTACTATCTAAAACCACTGAGCTCTCGGGATCCATGCTGGAGGATATTGGCACGATCCGTTGTAGGAGTGCTGACAGCCAAAATACAAGAAATACCTCTTCTTCACGCTCCTCCATCTCTGTAACACCTACTTCAAAATTAAGGCAGTCGAAATGGCACTTTGCCTTACCCGGGACTCCCATCCCCACTGAGTTTCCTGCTCAGATTGACTTTCCCATTGTTAGAAACACAATCATTGAGGACTTCTTTCACACAGAGGACTTACTTCCTGTAACCTTTGTGGACAAAGTCAGGCAAGCTGCTGGGGTGGTAGTGGACATTATGGTGGAAAGTGTTGAGAACACACAGGAAGATGGACAGGGTGCTTCTCATCTTCACGACCTCCGATCTGCTGTTAGGAAATTGAGAAAAATCATTTCCACTTGGACCATCCACATTTTCAGTCATGAATTGGTGGATAAAGTGATAGCCCTTCAGGACAGCCACAGCACTCCACAGGTCTTAACATTGGAAGCAGCCAAAAGTGCTTCAGACTCCATTCTTTCGAGGCTGAAATGGGGAAAGGAACAATGTGCCATATCCAAGGAGCTCTCCTCTCAGCTTCTCCAGATATTTGCTGAAGAGACAGTGAAGTGCTTCCTGAGACAGTGGTCAGATGAGTATGAAAACATAAACTTTGATGTTTCAGTCCAGAACGAACCAAAGACTTCTACTTGCATGGTCATTCTTCAAATGATCACCAAAGCCACTGCTAAATGTTATTTTGAGTCCGCTACCAGCGTGGCCACCAGTGACATTGTAGAAGGCGTGTTTGATTTGGAAAGGGATACCATCAGCAGTACTGGAGAGCAGGTCCTCACCTTTAACACAAAG GCTTCCAAGAAAGTTAGTAagaacctctgtcctcaagagtCTCTGGagtaccagcctcagaacatttcCCCTACTGTGTACTTTACAG AGACGATGACAACATCTCATGGCTCCTTTTCTCCAGAGGGAATTTATGATATCGCATCGTCCTTCCCACTTGAAGAGAAGAGTCGCAAACCCTCCCTTTTCACCAGATTGTCTAGATCCATCACGAAAGGCTTTCTCAGCCCATTCAAATCTTCAAGGAAAACCAAATTATTTAAATAA